In Pithys albifrons albifrons isolate INPA30051 chromosome 16, PitAlb_v1, whole genome shotgun sequence, a genomic segment contains:
- the RHOT2 gene encoding mitochondrial Rho GTPase 2 isoform X1: MKRDVRILLLGEVSPAPGPRVSLSSAPAPIVVPRAAVPMSTPFLAFLAQVGKTSLIMALVGEEFPEEVPARAEEITIPADVTPEKVPTHIVDYSEAEQTEEELQEEISKANVVCVVYDVTKEATIEKIRTKWIPMVNGGLEKGSRIPIILVGNKSDLQMGSSMEVILPIMNQFSEIETCVECSAKNLKNISELFYYAQKAVLHPTAPLYDPEEKQLKPTCARALTRIFNLSDQDNNQILSDDELNYFQKSCFGNPLAPQALEDVKMVVWKNTTDGVQDNGLTLNGFLFLNTLFIQRGRHETTWTILRRFGYDDELELTDEYLYPQFRVPPGCSTELNHLGYQFLQRLFEKHDKDQDGALSHTELQNFFSVFPCMPWGPELSNTVCTTDKGLLSLHGFLCQWTLMAYLDVRCCLECLGYLGYPILSEQDSQTQALTVTREKRIDLEKGQTQRNVFLCKVLGARGAGKSAFLQAFLGRSLAAQKENPGQTSLYTINTVQVNGQEKYLILYEVSADTTFTKLSDTACDVACFIYDLSDPRSFSYCATVYKQHYMDSQIPCVFVASKTDLPEASQQPAVSPAEFCYKHCLPPPFLFSCHSQGPPSTAVYTKLATAATFPHLNAVELGVASFWLRVALGAAVTAVVGFTLYRVLAKNK, from the exons ATGAAACGGGACGTGCGGATCCTGCTGCTCGGGGAGG TGTCACCAGCCCCGGGCCCCCGAGTGTCGCTGTCATCAGCCCCGGCTCCGATCGTGGTTCCACGTGCTGCAGTGCCAATGTCAACGCCCTTCCTTGCTTTCCTAGCCCAGGTGGGGAAGACTTCCCTGATCATGGCTCTGGTGGGCGAGGAGTTTCCTGAAGAG GTGCCCGCCCGGGCAGAGGAGATCACAATCCCAGCCGATGTCACCCCTGAGAAGGTGCCTACACACATAGTGGACTACTCAG aggcagagcagacagAGGAGGAGCTTCAGGAGGAGATTTCCAAG GCCAACGTGGTCTGTGTGGTGTATGATGTCACTAAGGAGGCCACAATCGAGAAG ATTCGCACAAAGTGGATCCCCATGGTGAACGGAGGACTTGAAAAGGGATCAAG GATCCCCATTATTTTAGTGGGAAACAAGTCTGACCTGCAGATGGGCAGCTCCATGGAGGTCATTCTGCCCATCATGAACCAGTTCTCAGAGATTGAGACCTGCGTGGAG TGCTCTGCCAAGAACCTCAAGAACATCTCTGAGCTCTTCTACTATGCCCAGAAAGCTGtgctgcatcccactgccccactcTACGACccagaggagaagcag CTGAAACCCACCTGTGCACGAGCACTGACCCGGATCTTCAACCTCTCGGACCAGGACAACAACCAGATCCTTAGTGATGATGAACTCAACTACTTCCAG AAGTCCTGTTTTGGAAACCCACTGGCTCCACAGGCCTTGGAGGATGTGAAGATGGTTGTGTGGAAGAACACGACAGACGGGGTGCAGGACAACGGCCTGACCCTGAACG GCTTTCTCTTCCTCAACACACTCTTCATCCAGAGGGGCCGGCACGAGACCACCTGGACCATCCTGCGCCGCTTCGGCTATGACGACGAGCTGGAGCTGACGGATGAGTACCTGTACCCACA GTTCCGTGTGCCCCCTGGCTGCTCCACGGAGCTCAACCACTTGGGATACCAATTCCTGCAGCGGCTCTTTGAGAAGCACGACAAG GACCAGGATGGAGCCCTCtctcacacagagctgcagaactTCTTCAGCGTGTTCCCCTGCATGCCCTGGGGCCCTGAGCTCTCCAACACGGTATGCACCACTGATAAAGGCCTGCTTTCCCTGCATGGATTCCTCTGCCAGTGGAC GCTCATGGCTTACCTGGATGTACGGTGCTGCCTGGAGTGCCTGGGCTACTTGGGCTACCCCATCCTGTCAGAGCAGGACTCCCAGACACAGGCCCTCACAG TGACCCGGGAGAAGAGGATTGACCTGGAGAAAGGCCAGACACAGAGGAACGTGTTCCTGTGCAAGGTGCTGGGAGCGCGGGGCGCAGGCAAGTCCGCCTTCCTGCAGGCCTTCCTCGGCAGGAGCCTGGCG GCCCAAAAGGAGAACCCAGGACAGACATCCCTCTATACCATTAACACAGTGCAGGTCAATGGCCAGGAGAAGTACCTGATA ctgtaCGAGGTCAGTGCTGACACAACGTTCACAAAGCTGTCGGACACAGCCTGCGATGTCGCCTGCTTCATCTACGACCTGAGTGACCCCAGATCCTTCAGCTACTGTGCTACAGTTTATAAG cagcactacATGGACAGCCAGATCCCCTGTGTCTTCGTGGCCTCCAAGACAGACCTCCCAGAAGCCAGCCAGCagccagcagtgtccccagctGAGTTCTGCTACAAGCACTGCCTCCCTCCacccttcctcttctcctgccacagccagggaccacccagcactgctgtctaCACCAAGCTGGCCACGGCTGCCACCTTCCC CCACCTGAATGCCGTGGAATTGGGAGTCGCTTCCTTCTGGCTGCGGGTGGCCCTGGGGGCTGCGGTGACGGCGGTGGTGGGATTCACACTGTACCGTGTGCTGGCCAAGAACAAATGA
- the RHOT2 gene encoding mitochondrial Rho GTPase 2 isoform X6 produces the protein MMNSTTSSDLLSLGRQKSCFGNPLAPQALEDVKMVVWKNTTDGVQDNGLTLNGFLFLNTLFIQRGRHETTWTILRRFGYDDELELTDEYLYPQFRVPPGCSTELNHLGYQFLQRLFEKHDKDQDGALSHTELQNFFSVFPCMPWGPELSNTVCTTDKGLLSLHGFLCQWTLMAYLDVRCCLECLGYLGYPILSEQDSQTQALTVTREKRIDLEKGQTQRNVFLCKVLGARGAGKSAFLQAFLGRSLAAQKENPGQTSLYTINTVQVNGQEKYLILYEVSADTTFTKLSDTACDVACFIYDLSDPRSFSYCATVYKQHYMDSQIPCVFVASKTDLPEASQQPAVSPAEFCYKHCLPPPFLFSCHSQGPPSTAVYTKLATAATFPHLNAVELGVASFWLRVALGAAVTAVVGFTLYRVLAKNK, from the exons ATGATGAACTCAACTACTTCCAG TGACCTTCTTTCTCTTGGGAGGCAGAAGTCCTGTTTTGGAAACCCACTGGCTCCACAGGCCTTGGAGGATGTGAAGATGGTTGTGTGGAAGAACACGACAGACGGGGTGCAGGACAACGGCCTGACCCTGAACG GCTTTCTCTTCCTCAACACACTCTTCATCCAGAGGGGCCGGCACGAGACCACCTGGACCATCCTGCGCCGCTTCGGCTATGACGACGAGCTGGAGCTGACGGATGAGTACCTGTACCCACA GTTCCGTGTGCCCCCTGGCTGCTCCACGGAGCTCAACCACTTGGGATACCAATTCCTGCAGCGGCTCTTTGAGAAGCACGACAAG GACCAGGATGGAGCCCTCtctcacacagagctgcagaactTCTTCAGCGTGTTCCCCTGCATGCCCTGGGGCCCTGAGCTCTCCAACACGGTATGCACCACTGATAAAGGCCTGCTTTCCCTGCATGGATTCCTCTGCCAGTGGAC GCTCATGGCTTACCTGGATGTACGGTGCTGCCTGGAGTGCCTGGGCTACTTGGGCTACCCCATCCTGTCAGAGCAGGACTCCCAGACACAGGCCCTCACAG TGACCCGGGAGAAGAGGATTGACCTGGAGAAAGGCCAGACACAGAGGAACGTGTTCCTGTGCAAGGTGCTGGGAGCGCGGGGCGCAGGCAAGTCCGCCTTCCTGCAGGCCTTCCTCGGCAGGAGCCTGGCG GCCCAAAAGGAGAACCCAGGACAGACATCCCTCTATACCATTAACACAGTGCAGGTCAATGGCCAGGAGAAGTACCTGATA ctgtaCGAGGTCAGTGCTGACACAACGTTCACAAAGCTGTCGGACACAGCCTGCGATGTCGCCTGCTTCATCTACGACCTGAGTGACCCCAGATCCTTCAGCTACTGTGCTACAGTTTATAAG cagcactacATGGACAGCCAGATCCCCTGTGTCTTCGTGGCCTCCAAGACAGACCTCCCAGAAGCCAGCCAGCagccagcagtgtccccagctGAGTTCTGCTACAAGCACTGCCTCCCTCCacccttcctcttctcctgccacagccagggaccacccagcactgctgtctaCACCAAGCTGGCCACGGCTGCCACCTTCCC CCACCTGAATGCCGTGGAATTGGGAGTCGCTTCCTTCTGGCTGCGGGTGGCCCTGGGGGCTGCGGTGACGGCGGTGGTGGGATTCACACTGTACCGTGTGCTGGCCAAGAACAAATGA
- the RHOT2 gene encoding mitochondrial Rho GTPase 2 isoform X3: MKRDVRILLLGEAQVGKTSLIMALVGEEFPEEVPARAEEITIPADVTPEKVPTHIVDYSEAEQTEEELQEEISKANVVCVVYDVTKEATIEKIRTKWIPMVNGGLEKGSRIPIILVGNKSDLQMGSSMEVILPIMNQFSEIETCVECSAKNLKNISELFYYAQKAVLHPTAPLYDPEEKQLKPTCARALTRIFNLSDQDNNQILSDDELNYFQKSCFGNPLAPQALEDVKMVVWKNTTDGVQDNGLTLNGFLFLNTLFIQRGRHETTWTILRRFGYDDELELTDEYLYPQFRVPPGCSTELNHLGYQFLQRLFEKHDKDQDGALSHTELQNFFSVFPCMPWGPELSNTVCTTDKGLLSLHGFLCQWTLMAYLDVRCCLECLGYLGYPILSEQDSQTQALTVTREKRIDLEKGQTQRNVFLCKVLGARGAGKSAFLQAFLGRSLAAQKENPGQTSLYTINTVQVNGQEKYLILYEVSADTTFTKLSDTACDVACFIYDLSDPRSFSYCATVYKQHYMDSQIPCVFVASKTDLPEASQQPAVSPAEFCYKHCLPPPFLFSCHSQGPPSTAVYTKLATAATFPHLNAVELGVASFWLRVALGAAVTAVVGFTLYRVLAKNK, translated from the exons ATGAAACGGGACGTGCGGATCCTGCTGCTCGGGGAGG CCCAGGTGGGGAAGACTTCCCTGATCATGGCTCTGGTGGGCGAGGAGTTTCCTGAAGAG GTGCCCGCCCGGGCAGAGGAGATCACAATCCCAGCCGATGTCACCCCTGAGAAGGTGCCTACACACATAGTGGACTACTCAG aggcagagcagacagAGGAGGAGCTTCAGGAGGAGATTTCCAAG GCCAACGTGGTCTGTGTGGTGTATGATGTCACTAAGGAGGCCACAATCGAGAAG ATTCGCACAAAGTGGATCCCCATGGTGAACGGAGGACTTGAAAAGGGATCAAG GATCCCCATTATTTTAGTGGGAAACAAGTCTGACCTGCAGATGGGCAGCTCCATGGAGGTCATTCTGCCCATCATGAACCAGTTCTCAGAGATTGAGACCTGCGTGGAG TGCTCTGCCAAGAACCTCAAGAACATCTCTGAGCTCTTCTACTATGCCCAGAAAGCTGtgctgcatcccactgccccactcTACGACccagaggagaagcag CTGAAACCCACCTGTGCACGAGCACTGACCCGGATCTTCAACCTCTCGGACCAGGACAACAACCAGATCCTTAGTGATGATGAACTCAACTACTTCCAG AAGTCCTGTTTTGGAAACCCACTGGCTCCACAGGCCTTGGAGGATGTGAAGATGGTTGTGTGGAAGAACACGACAGACGGGGTGCAGGACAACGGCCTGACCCTGAACG GCTTTCTCTTCCTCAACACACTCTTCATCCAGAGGGGCCGGCACGAGACCACCTGGACCATCCTGCGCCGCTTCGGCTATGACGACGAGCTGGAGCTGACGGATGAGTACCTGTACCCACA GTTCCGTGTGCCCCCTGGCTGCTCCACGGAGCTCAACCACTTGGGATACCAATTCCTGCAGCGGCTCTTTGAGAAGCACGACAAG GACCAGGATGGAGCCCTCtctcacacagagctgcagaactTCTTCAGCGTGTTCCCCTGCATGCCCTGGGGCCCTGAGCTCTCCAACACGGTATGCACCACTGATAAAGGCCTGCTTTCCCTGCATGGATTCCTCTGCCAGTGGAC GCTCATGGCTTACCTGGATGTACGGTGCTGCCTGGAGTGCCTGGGCTACTTGGGCTACCCCATCCTGTCAGAGCAGGACTCCCAGACACAGGCCCTCACAG TGACCCGGGAGAAGAGGATTGACCTGGAGAAAGGCCAGACACAGAGGAACGTGTTCCTGTGCAAGGTGCTGGGAGCGCGGGGCGCAGGCAAGTCCGCCTTCCTGCAGGCCTTCCTCGGCAGGAGCCTGGCG GCCCAAAAGGAGAACCCAGGACAGACATCCCTCTATACCATTAACACAGTGCAGGTCAATGGCCAGGAGAAGTACCTGATA ctgtaCGAGGTCAGTGCTGACACAACGTTCACAAAGCTGTCGGACACAGCCTGCGATGTCGCCTGCTTCATCTACGACCTGAGTGACCCCAGATCCTTCAGCTACTGTGCTACAGTTTATAAG cagcactacATGGACAGCCAGATCCCCTGTGTCTTCGTGGCCTCCAAGACAGACCTCCCAGAAGCCAGCCAGCagccagcagtgtccccagctGAGTTCTGCTACAAGCACTGCCTCCCTCCacccttcctcttctcctgccacagccagggaccacccagcactgctgtctaCACCAAGCTGGCCACGGCTGCCACCTTCCC CCACCTGAATGCCGTGGAATTGGGAGTCGCTTCCTTCTGGCTGCGGGTGGCCCTGGGGGCTGCGGTGACGGCGGTGGTGGGATTCACACTGTACCGTGTGCTGGCCAAGAACAAATGA
- the RHOT2 gene encoding mitochondrial Rho GTPase 2 isoform X2 — translation MKRDVRILLLGEVSPAPGPRVSLSSAPAPIVVPRAAVPMSTPFLAFLAQVPARAEEITIPADVTPEKVPTHIVDYSEAEQTEEELQEEISKANVVCVVYDVTKEATIEKIRTKWIPMVNGGLEKGSRIPIILVGNKSDLQMGSSMEVILPIMNQFSEIETCVECSAKNLKNISELFYYAQKAVLHPTAPLYDPEEKQLKPTCARALTRIFNLSDQDNNQILSDDELNYFQKSCFGNPLAPQALEDVKMVVWKNTTDGVQDNGLTLNGFLFLNTLFIQRGRHETTWTILRRFGYDDELELTDEYLYPQFRVPPGCSTELNHLGYQFLQRLFEKHDKDQDGALSHTELQNFFSVFPCMPWGPELSNTVCTTDKGLLSLHGFLCQWTLMAYLDVRCCLECLGYLGYPILSEQDSQTQALTVTREKRIDLEKGQTQRNVFLCKVLGARGAGKSAFLQAFLGRSLAAQKENPGQTSLYTINTVQVNGQEKYLILYEVSADTTFTKLSDTACDVACFIYDLSDPRSFSYCATVYKQHYMDSQIPCVFVASKTDLPEASQQPAVSPAEFCYKHCLPPPFLFSCHSQGPPSTAVYTKLATAATFPHLNAVELGVASFWLRVALGAAVTAVVGFTLYRVLAKNK, via the exons ATGAAACGGGACGTGCGGATCCTGCTGCTCGGGGAGG TGTCACCAGCCCCGGGCCCCCGAGTGTCGCTGTCATCAGCCCCGGCTCCGATCGTGGTTCCACGTGCTGCAGTGCCAATGTCAACGCCCTTCCTTGCTTTCCTAGCCCAG GTGCCCGCCCGGGCAGAGGAGATCACAATCCCAGCCGATGTCACCCCTGAGAAGGTGCCTACACACATAGTGGACTACTCAG aggcagagcagacagAGGAGGAGCTTCAGGAGGAGATTTCCAAG GCCAACGTGGTCTGTGTGGTGTATGATGTCACTAAGGAGGCCACAATCGAGAAG ATTCGCACAAAGTGGATCCCCATGGTGAACGGAGGACTTGAAAAGGGATCAAG GATCCCCATTATTTTAGTGGGAAACAAGTCTGACCTGCAGATGGGCAGCTCCATGGAGGTCATTCTGCCCATCATGAACCAGTTCTCAGAGATTGAGACCTGCGTGGAG TGCTCTGCCAAGAACCTCAAGAACATCTCTGAGCTCTTCTACTATGCCCAGAAAGCTGtgctgcatcccactgccccactcTACGACccagaggagaagcag CTGAAACCCACCTGTGCACGAGCACTGACCCGGATCTTCAACCTCTCGGACCAGGACAACAACCAGATCCTTAGTGATGATGAACTCAACTACTTCCAG AAGTCCTGTTTTGGAAACCCACTGGCTCCACAGGCCTTGGAGGATGTGAAGATGGTTGTGTGGAAGAACACGACAGACGGGGTGCAGGACAACGGCCTGACCCTGAACG GCTTTCTCTTCCTCAACACACTCTTCATCCAGAGGGGCCGGCACGAGACCACCTGGACCATCCTGCGCCGCTTCGGCTATGACGACGAGCTGGAGCTGACGGATGAGTACCTGTACCCACA GTTCCGTGTGCCCCCTGGCTGCTCCACGGAGCTCAACCACTTGGGATACCAATTCCTGCAGCGGCTCTTTGAGAAGCACGACAAG GACCAGGATGGAGCCCTCtctcacacagagctgcagaactTCTTCAGCGTGTTCCCCTGCATGCCCTGGGGCCCTGAGCTCTCCAACACGGTATGCACCACTGATAAAGGCCTGCTTTCCCTGCATGGATTCCTCTGCCAGTGGAC GCTCATGGCTTACCTGGATGTACGGTGCTGCCTGGAGTGCCTGGGCTACTTGGGCTACCCCATCCTGTCAGAGCAGGACTCCCAGACACAGGCCCTCACAG TGACCCGGGAGAAGAGGATTGACCTGGAGAAAGGCCAGACACAGAGGAACGTGTTCCTGTGCAAGGTGCTGGGAGCGCGGGGCGCAGGCAAGTCCGCCTTCCTGCAGGCCTTCCTCGGCAGGAGCCTGGCG GCCCAAAAGGAGAACCCAGGACAGACATCCCTCTATACCATTAACACAGTGCAGGTCAATGGCCAGGAGAAGTACCTGATA ctgtaCGAGGTCAGTGCTGACACAACGTTCACAAAGCTGTCGGACACAGCCTGCGATGTCGCCTGCTTCATCTACGACCTGAGTGACCCCAGATCCTTCAGCTACTGTGCTACAGTTTATAAG cagcactacATGGACAGCCAGATCCCCTGTGTCTTCGTGGCCTCCAAGACAGACCTCCCAGAAGCCAGCCAGCagccagcagtgtccccagctGAGTTCTGCTACAAGCACTGCCTCCCTCCacccttcctcttctcctgccacagccagggaccacccagcactgctgtctaCACCAAGCTGGCCACGGCTGCCACCTTCCC CCACCTGAATGCCGTGGAATTGGGAGTCGCTTCCTTCTGGCTGCGGGTGGCCCTGGGGGCTGCGGTGACGGCGGTGGTGGGATTCACACTGTACCGTGTGCTGGCCAAGAACAAATGA
- the RHOT2 gene encoding mitochondrial Rho GTPase 2 isoform X5: MALVGEEFPEEVPARAEEITIPADVTPEKVPTHIVDYSEAEQTEEELQEEISKANVVCVVYDVTKEATIEKIRTKWIPMVNGGLEKGSRIPIILVGNKSDLQMGSSMEVILPIMNQFSEIETCVECSAKNLKNISELFYYAQKAVLHPTAPLYDPEEKQLKPTCARALTRIFNLSDQDNNQILSDDELNYFQKSCFGNPLAPQALEDVKMVVWKNTTDGVQDNGLTLNGFLFLNTLFIQRGRHETTWTILRRFGYDDELELTDEYLYPQFRVPPGCSTELNHLGYQFLQRLFEKHDKDQDGALSHTELQNFFSVFPCMPWGPELSNTVCTTDKGLLSLHGFLCQWTLMAYLDVRCCLECLGYLGYPILSEQDSQTQALTVTREKRIDLEKGQTQRNVFLCKVLGARGAGKSAFLQAFLGRSLAAQKENPGQTSLYTINTVQVNGQEKYLILYEVSADTTFTKLSDTACDVACFIYDLSDPRSFSYCATVYKQHYMDSQIPCVFVASKTDLPEASQQPAVSPAEFCYKHCLPPPFLFSCHSQGPPSTAVYTKLATAATFPHLNAVELGVASFWLRVALGAAVTAVVGFTLYRVLAKNK; the protein is encoded by the exons ATGGCTCTGGTGGGCGAGGAGTTTCCTGAAGAG GTGCCCGCCCGGGCAGAGGAGATCACAATCCCAGCCGATGTCACCCCTGAGAAGGTGCCTACACACATAGTGGACTACTCAG aggcagagcagacagAGGAGGAGCTTCAGGAGGAGATTTCCAAG GCCAACGTGGTCTGTGTGGTGTATGATGTCACTAAGGAGGCCACAATCGAGAAG ATTCGCACAAAGTGGATCCCCATGGTGAACGGAGGACTTGAAAAGGGATCAAG GATCCCCATTATTTTAGTGGGAAACAAGTCTGACCTGCAGATGGGCAGCTCCATGGAGGTCATTCTGCCCATCATGAACCAGTTCTCAGAGATTGAGACCTGCGTGGAG TGCTCTGCCAAGAACCTCAAGAACATCTCTGAGCTCTTCTACTATGCCCAGAAAGCTGtgctgcatcccactgccccactcTACGACccagaggagaagcag CTGAAACCCACCTGTGCACGAGCACTGACCCGGATCTTCAACCTCTCGGACCAGGACAACAACCAGATCCTTAGTGATGATGAACTCAACTACTTCCAG AAGTCCTGTTTTGGAAACCCACTGGCTCCACAGGCCTTGGAGGATGTGAAGATGGTTGTGTGGAAGAACACGACAGACGGGGTGCAGGACAACGGCCTGACCCTGAACG GCTTTCTCTTCCTCAACACACTCTTCATCCAGAGGGGCCGGCACGAGACCACCTGGACCATCCTGCGCCGCTTCGGCTATGACGACGAGCTGGAGCTGACGGATGAGTACCTGTACCCACA GTTCCGTGTGCCCCCTGGCTGCTCCACGGAGCTCAACCACTTGGGATACCAATTCCTGCAGCGGCTCTTTGAGAAGCACGACAAG GACCAGGATGGAGCCCTCtctcacacagagctgcagaactTCTTCAGCGTGTTCCCCTGCATGCCCTGGGGCCCTGAGCTCTCCAACACGGTATGCACCACTGATAAAGGCCTGCTTTCCCTGCATGGATTCCTCTGCCAGTGGAC GCTCATGGCTTACCTGGATGTACGGTGCTGCCTGGAGTGCCTGGGCTACTTGGGCTACCCCATCCTGTCAGAGCAGGACTCCCAGACACAGGCCCTCACAG TGACCCGGGAGAAGAGGATTGACCTGGAGAAAGGCCAGACACAGAGGAACGTGTTCCTGTGCAAGGTGCTGGGAGCGCGGGGCGCAGGCAAGTCCGCCTTCCTGCAGGCCTTCCTCGGCAGGAGCCTGGCG GCCCAAAAGGAGAACCCAGGACAGACATCCCTCTATACCATTAACACAGTGCAGGTCAATGGCCAGGAGAAGTACCTGATA ctgtaCGAGGTCAGTGCTGACACAACGTTCACAAAGCTGTCGGACACAGCCTGCGATGTCGCCTGCTTCATCTACGACCTGAGTGACCCCAGATCCTTCAGCTACTGTGCTACAGTTTATAAG cagcactacATGGACAGCCAGATCCCCTGTGTCTTCGTGGCCTCCAAGACAGACCTCCCAGAAGCCAGCCAGCagccagcagtgtccccagctGAGTTCTGCTACAAGCACTGCCTCCCTCCacccttcctcttctcctgccacagccagggaccacccagcactgctgtctaCACCAAGCTGGCCACGGCTGCCACCTTCCC CCACCTGAATGCCGTGGAATTGGGAGTCGCTTCCTTCTGGCTGCGGGTGGCCCTGGGGGCTGCGGTGACGGCGGTGGTGGGATTCACACTGTACCGTGTGCTGGCCAAGAACAAATGA
- the RHOT2 gene encoding mitochondrial Rho GTPase 2 isoform X4 — MSTPFLAFLAQVGKTSLIMALVGEEFPEEVPARAEEITIPADVTPEKVPTHIVDYSEAEQTEEELQEEISKANVVCVVYDVTKEATIEKIRTKWIPMVNGGLEKGSRIPIILVGNKSDLQMGSSMEVILPIMNQFSEIETCVECSAKNLKNISELFYYAQKAVLHPTAPLYDPEEKQLKPTCARALTRIFNLSDQDNNQILSDDELNYFQKSCFGNPLAPQALEDVKMVVWKNTTDGVQDNGLTLNGFLFLNTLFIQRGRHETTWTILRRFGYDDELELTDEYLYPQFRVPPGCSTELNHLGYQFLQRLFEKHDKDQDGALSHTELQNFFSVFPCMPWGPELSNTVCTTDKGLLSLHGFLCQWTLMAYLDVRCCLECLGYLGYPILSEQDSQTQALTVTREKRIDLEKGQTQRNVFLCKVLGARGAGKSAFLQAFLGRSLAAQKENPGQTSLYTINTVQVNGQEKYLILYEVSADTTFTKLSDTACDVACFIYDLSDPRSFSYCATVYKQHYMDSQIPCVFVASKTDLPEASQQPAVSPAEFCYKHCLPPPFLFSCHSQGPPSTAVYTKLATAATFPHLNAVELGVASFWLRVALGAAVTAVVGFTLYRVLAKNK; from the exons ATGTCAACGCCCTTCCTTGCTTTCCTAGCCCAGGTGGGGAAGACTTCCCTGATCATGGCTCTGGTGGGCGAGGAGTTTCCTGAAGAG GTGCCCGCCCGGGCAGAGGAGATCACAATCCCAGCCGATGTCACCCCTGAGAAGGTGCCTACACACATAGTGGACTACTCAG aggcagagcagacagAGGAGGAGCTTCAGGAGGAGATTTCCAAG GCCAACGTGGTCTGTGTGGTGTATGATGTCACTAAGGAGGCCACAATCGAGAAG ATTCGCACAAAGTGGATCCCCATGGTGAACGGAGGACTTGAAAAGGGATCAAG GATCCCCATTATTTTAGTGGGAAACAAGTCTGACCTGCAGATGGGCAGCTCCATGGAGGTCATTCTGCCCATCATGAACCAGTTCTCAGAGATTGAGACCTGCGTGGAG TGCTCTGCCAAGAACCTCAAGAACATCTCTGAGCTCTTCTACTATGCCCAGAAAGCTGtgctgcatcccactgccccactcTACGACccagaggagaagcag CTGAAACCCACCTGTGCACGAGCACTGACCCGGATCTTCAACCTCTCGGACCAGGACAACAACCAGATCCTTAGTGATGATGAACTCAACTACTTCCAG AAGTCCTGTTTTGGAAACCCACTGGCTCCACAGGCCTTGGAGGATGTGAAGATGGTTGTGTGGAAGAACACGACAGACGGGGTGCAGGACAACGGCCTGACCCTGAACG GCTTTCTCTTCCTCAACACACTCTTCATCCAGAGGGGCCGGCACGAGACCACCTGGACCATCCTGCGCCGCTTCGGCTATGACGACGAGCTGGAGCTGACGGATGAGTACCTGTACCCACA GTTCCGTGTGCCCCCTGGCTGCTCCACGGAGCTCAACCACTTGGGATACCAATTCCTGCAGCGGCTCTTTGAGAAGCACGACAAG GACCAGGATGGAGCCCTCtctcacacagagctgcagaactTCTTCAGCGTGTTCCCCTGCATGCCCTGGGGCCCTGAGCTCTCCAACACGGTATGCACCACTGATAAAGGCCTGCTTTCCCTGCATGGATTCCTCTGCCAGTGGAC GCTCATGGCTTACCTGGATGTACGGTGCTGCCTGGAGTGCCTGGGCTACTTGGGCTACCCCATCCTGTCAGAGCAGGACTCCCAGACACAGGCCCTCACAG TGACCCGGGAGAAGAGGATTGACCTGGAGAAAGGCCAGACACAGAGGAACGTGTTCCTGTGCAAGGTGCTGGGAGCGCGGGGCGCAGGCAAGTCCGCCTTCCTGCAGGCCTTCCTCGGCAGGAGCCTGGCG GCCCAAAAGGAGAACCCAGGACAGACATCCCTCTATACCATTAACACAGTGCAGGTCAATGGCCAGGAGAAGTACCTGATA ctgtaCGAGGTCAGTGCTGACACAACGTTCACAAAGCTGTCGGACACAGCCTGCGATGTCGCCTGCTTCATCTACGACCTGAGTGACCCCAGATCCTTCAGCTACTGTGCTACAGTTTATAAG cagcactacATGGACAGCCAGATCCCCTGTGTCTTCGTGGCCTCCAAGACAGACCTCCCAGAAGCCAGCCAGCagccagcagtgtccccagctGAGTTCTGCTACAAGCACTGCCTCCCTCCacccttcctcttctcctgccacagccagggaccacccagcactgctgtctaCACCAAGCTGGCCACGGCTGCCACCTTCCC CCACCTGAATGCCGTGGAATTGGGAGTCGCTTCCTTCTGGCTGCGGGTGGCCCTGGGGGCTGCGGTGACGGCGGTGGTGGGATTCACACTGTACCGTGTGCTGGCCAAGAACAAATGA